The sequence TCTGGTCGACGTGGTCGTGTCCGAGGGTGGCTCGCTCGCGGACCGTCTGCAGGCCTCGTCGTGGCGGATCGACATCGATGCGCCCGCCGAGCAGATCGTGGCATCGGTGGCTTCCTTCCTGGCGGCCGACGAGGTCACTGTCGAGCGGATGACCAAGCGCGGGCTGCGTACCTTCGATGCGCGCGCTGCCGTGGTGTCGTTGGTCGCCGAGGACGGGGGAGTCGCGCTCGTCCTGCGACACCAGGAGTTGGCCGTACGCGCCGACGACGTCATCAACGGCCTGAAGTCGTACGGACTCGAGCCGATCACCGTGCCGCTCCTGACCCGCCTCTCGCAGGGACCGTTCGACGACGCCACCGGTGCGATCGGCGACCCACTGCGCTGAGGTCCTCACGTTCGGGCCCACCCCGCGGCACTGCGGGATCAGCCCGGAAGCGTGTGATGTGCGATACTCAACGCGGTAGCCGATCCGCGGCGGTCACCCGACCGCCAGGTGAAACTCCCGACGACGTTCTCGCCGGACACCTGAGTTCTTGAGGTGGTCGGCACAGGAAACGGTTCCGGTCGACCCGACCGCGACGCGGCCCACACACGGGCAAGCGACCGCGGTGAGGCAGATTGAGCCGCTTGTTGACGCTCCGCGGTGGGCGTCGTCGAATCGATCAGGCTTTGCGCCCGTACGGCGTCGATTTCGGCGTACGCGGGACAACGACACGAGTTCGCCCGGTGTGTCGCGGCGGACGTAGGAGTTGGCATGACCAACGACAGCAGCACCACGCCCGAAGCAACCACCGACGTCACCGTCGAGGAGTCCTCCGCTCCGGCGAAGAAGGCTCCCGCCAAGAAGGCAGCAGCCAAGAAGGCGACGACGTCGGCGCCCGCCAAGAAGGCAGCAGCGAAGAAGGCCCCGGCGAAGAAGGCCGCAGCAGCGGCCGAGGACGACGAATCCGCCGCTCCGGCGAAGAAGGCTCCCGCGAAGAAGGCTGCTGCCAAGAAGGCGCCGGCGAAGAAAGCCGCCGCGAAGCGACCGGCGAAGAAGGCAGCAGCGGCTCCCGTCGAGCCGCTCGAGGTCGAGGCAGCCGACGAGACGTCTGCCCCCGCAGCGCCTGCGGCTCTGTTCCAGGTCCCGGAGAAGGCCCCTGCCGCGAAGCGTCGCTCGAAGGCTGTTGCCAAGCCGGCTCCGGAGCCCGCGGAGGACGACGAGCTCGAGCTCGACGCCGAGGACGGCGACGCGGCCGGCACCGATGACGAGGTCGTCGAGGCAGACATCGACGCGGACGACGCCGAGGACGAGGACGCCGAGGAGAACGAGGACGGTTCGCCGACCCCCGCACGCCGTCGCCGTCGTCGTGGTGGCCGCCGTCGCCGCAAGGGCCCGAACTCCGGTGGCAACGCCCAGGCCGGTGACGACGACGCCGAGGACGACGAGGACGAGACCGACCCCGAGAACATTGAGAGCGACGACCAGGTCGACGGCGAGGAGACCGAGGGCGAAGGCGGTTCGGCCAACTCGCGTCGCCGTCGCCGTCGCCGTCGTGCCGGGGAGTCCGGTGGCACCTCGGACGATGACCCGGAGAACACCGTCACCCGAGTACGCGAGACTCGTACGGCGGAGCAGCAGATCACCTCGATCTCGGGCTCGACCCGTCTCGAGGCGAAGAAGCAGCGTCGACGCGAGGGCCGTGAGGCCGGCCGTCGTCGCGCCCCGATCGTGTCCGAGGCTGAGTTCCTGGCCCGCCGCGAGTCGGTCGACCGCGTCATGGTCATCCGCCAGCGCGAGGACCTCACTCAGATCGCTGTGCTCGAGGACAAGGTCCTCGTCGAGCACTACGTCGCCCGCGAGTCTCAGACCTCGATGATCGGCGACATCTACCTCGGTCGCGTCCAGAACGTGCTGCCCAGCATGGAGGCTGCGTTCGTCGACATCGGCAAGGGCCGCAACGCGGTGCTGTACGCCGGTGAGGTGAACTGGCCCTCGCTGGGCTGGAAGGACGGCCAGCCGCGCAAGATCGAGTCGGTGCTGTCAGCCGGCCAGACGATCCTGGTCCAGGTCACCAAGGACCCGATCGGACACAAGGGTGCCCGCCTGACCTCGCAGATCAGCCTCGCCGGCCGCTTCCTCGTGTACGTACCCGACGGCACCACCTCCGGTATCTCCCGCAAGCTCCCGGACACCGAGCGCAACCGTCTCAAGGCGCTGCTCAAGGAGATCGTTCCGGACACCGCCGGCGTCATCGTGCGTACGGCTGCCGAGGGCGCTTCGGAGGAGGAGCTGACCCGCGACGTCGAGCGCCTGAAGGCCCGTTGGGCCGACATCGAGGCCAAGGTCGGCGGCAATGCGCCGCAGCAGTTGCACGGTGAGCCGGACCTGACCCTGAAGGTCGTGCGCGACCTGTTCACCGAGGACTTCTCCAAGCTTGTCGTCCAGGGCGATGACGCGTGGGCGACGGTCCAGGGCTACGTCCAGCACGTCGCGCCGGATCTCGAGGAGCGCCTGGAGCGCTTCGCGGTCGGCGACAGTGCCGGTTCGAACAACGGCAAGGACGCGTTCCAGACGTACCGCATCGACGAGCAGATCTCGAAGGGCCTGGACCGCAAGGTCTGGCTCCCGTCCGGCGGCTCGCTGATCATCGATCGCACCGAGGCGATGACCGTCATCGACGTCAACACGGGCAAGTTCACCGGCTCCGGGGGCAACCTCGAGGAGACGGTCACGCGCAACAACCTCGAAGCCGCCGAGGAGGTCGTACGCCAGCTCCGGCTGCGCGACATCGGCGGCATCATCGTCGTCGACTTCATCGACATGGTCCTCGAGTCGAACCGTGATCTCGTCCTGCGCCGCATGGTCGAGTGCCTCGGCCGGGACCGTACCCGCCACCAGGTCGCCGAGGTCACCTCTCTCGGACTGGTCCAGATGACCCGCAAGCGGATCGGTACCGGTTTGCTCGAGGCGTTCTCCAGCAACTGCACCCACTGTCAGGGACGCGGCGTCGTGGTCCATGACCACCCGGTCGAGGACAGGGGCGGCAACTCCGGCAGCGGGGCTGGTGGCGAGGAGCGGCGTCCGCGCCGTTCACGTGGTGGTCGGGCCGCAACGGTCGTTGCCGAGGTTGACGGCGACCACAAGATCCCGTCGCCGGCGACCTTCGCCGCAATGGCCCGCCACGAGGGCGAGGATGGTGAACTCACCGACTCCGTCGAGGGCGATGCCGTCGTCGCGGTGGAGCCAGAGACCGAGGTCGTGGAGACTCCTGCCCAGGCAGAGGTCGAGGCCGTGACGGTCGAGGCTGAGCAGTCCGAGGCGCCGACGGAGGAGTTCGTGGCCGCCGTTGTGGACGAGCCGGTCACTGAGACCGCTGTGGAGGTCGTTGAGGCTGCGCCTGAGACCCCCAGCGTGCCGGAAGCGCCGAAGGTATTGACGCGTACGCGCGGCGGTGCCCGTCGCGCTGTCGTATCGACCGGTGAGGCGGTCTCGCTGGTCGCGGACGACGTCGCACCCGCGGTGATCGAGACGCCGGCAGTCTCGGCGGTGACGACGCGTACGCGTGGTGCGAAAGCGCCCGCAGCCGAGTCGCCGGTCGCTCACGTCCCGGTCAAGAAGAAGCGCTAGATCCTTTCCGGCTCAACGGTTGTCGTCGCGACCGTTGAGCCGGAGAGGTCGGCCGGTGCCCGTGGTTTTGCGGGGGAGAGGCCGCTCCCGTACTCTTGACCCTCGGCGCGTAACCCGTGCCAATCTGCCGGCACCAACCCATCCCTGGATGGATTGCCGTGCTGCAGACGAGACGTTGAAACAGACAAAGGAGACCGCGGTGTACGCGATCGTGAAGGCTGGCAGCAAGCAGCAGAAGGTTGCCGTCGGCGACGTCATCCAGATCGACCTCGTCGCTGGCGACGAGGGTTCGTCGGTGACCCTCCCGGTCGTCATGCTCGTGGACGGCGAGAAGGTTTCGGCCTCGGGTCTCGACAAGGCCTCGGTCACCGCTGAGATCCTCGGCGGCACCAAGGGCCCGAAGATCATCATCCAGAAGTACAAGAACAAGACCGGCTACAAGAAGCGCCAGGGTCACCGTCAGAAGTACACCCAGGTCAAGGTCACCGCAATCAACGCGTGAGCGTTGTAGCGATATCCGAAACTTCAGAGATCCAGAGGGACTGAACAATGGCACACAAGAAGGGCGCATCGTCCTCCAAGAACGGTCGTGACTCGAACGCTCAGCGCCTCGGCGTGAAGCGCTTCGGCGGCCAGACGGTCAACGCCGGCGAGATCATCGTCCGCCAGCGTGGTACGCACTTCCACCCGGGCGCCAACATGGGCATCGGTCGCGACGACACGCTGTTCGCGCTGGCCGCCGGTGCGGTCGAGTTCGGCACCAAGCGTGGTCGCCGTGTTGTGAACATCGTCGTTCCGGAGTGAACTGACGACTTCGAGTTTGTCCGAAGGGCGTCCCGTTTTGGGGCGCCCTTCGTGTTTTTCCCACCCACCTGAGAGGCTGACCTCATGGCAGTGCCCACCTTCGTCGACCGCGTCACGCTGCATGTGGCGGGCGGTCGTGGCGGGCACGGCGTCGCGTCAGTGCACCGGGAGAAGTTCAAGCCGCTCGGTGGTCCCGACGGTGGCAACGGGGGCACCGGAGGGTCCGTGATCCTGCGGGTCGACCCCGACGTGACCACCCTCATCGACTATCACCACAGCCCCAAGCGCAAGGCAGCCAACGGCGGCCAGGCGGCGGGTGACTTCCGCAACGGTGGCCGGGGTGCCGACATCGTCCTCTCGGTGCCCGAGGGCACCGTCGTCACCGACATGCAGGGCAACGTCCTGGCCGACATGATCGGCGTCGGTACCGAACTCGTCGTCGCCCAGGGCGGCGCCGGTGGCCTCGGCAACGCTGCGCTGGCGAACTCCAAGCGGAAGGCGCCCGGCTTCGCCCTCCTCGGCGAGCCCGGGGAGGAGCGGGAGATCGGCCTTGAACTCAAGGTCGTGGCCGACATCGGTCTGGTCGGTTTCCCCAGCGCCGGCAAGTCGTCGCTGATCGCCGCCATCTCGCGGGCCCGCCCGAAGATCGCCAACTACCCCTTCACCACGCTCGTCCCCAACCTCGGGGTCGTACGCGCCGGCGACATGGTCTTCACCGTCGCCGATGTCCCGGGCCTCATCGAGGGTGCTGCGGAGGGACGTGGCCTCGGACACGAGTTCCTCCGCCACATCGAACGCTGTGCCGCGCTCGTACACGTCGTGGACGCCGCCTCGATCGAGCCCGGGCGCAACCCGGTGGACGACCTCGCGGTCATCGAGAACGAGCTGGCGCGTTACGGAGGTCTTGAGGACCGCCCCCGGCTCGTTGCGCTGAACAAGATCGATGTCCCCGATGGGCGGGACCTGGCCGAGATCACCCGCGCCGACATCGAGGCGCAGGGCTACCGCGTCTTTGAGATCTCGGCCGCCTCCACCGAGGGCACCAAGGAACTCATCTTCGCGATGGCCGAACTGGTCACCGCCGCGCGCGTGGAGAACCCGGACGCGGCTCCCGCACAGCGGATCGTGCTTCGCCCCGCCAGTGTCACCGGCGGCAAGGACTTCACGATCACGCCGACCGCCGACGGCTTCGTCGTACGCGGCGACAAGCCGGAGCGCTGGGTGCGTCAGACCGACTTCGGCAATGAAGAGGCGGTCGGCTACCTGGCCGACCGGCTCGATCGTCTCGGAGTGGAGGCGCGGCTCCTCGAGCTCGGCGCCGACGAGGGCGACACCGTCATCATCGGGCCTCCCGAGAACGCCGTTGTGTTCGACTTCAAGCCGTCGGTCCAGGCTGGTGCCGAGATGCTCGGTCGTCGTGGCGAGGACCAGCGCTTCTACGAGGAGCGCCCGGCTGCGACCCGTCGCAAGGAGATCGACGCGTTGATGCCGACCCGTGCCGAGACCGAGACCCGCGCCGATGTGGCCCGTCGGCTGGATGCTGAACAGGCCGCAGAATCGGTCGAGGTCGGCCCCACCAGCTATGTGATCGGCTCGGAGGACGACCCCGACTGGGACGGCCGCGATGACGCGTAGTGAGGTTCTCGACGCCCGCCGTGTGGTCGTCAAGGTCGGTTCGTCGTCACTGACGACCGCCGCTGGCGGCATCGATCCCGAGCGGGTCTCTCGCCTCGTCGATGTGCTGGCGGACGTACGCGCCCGTGGCATCGAGGTGGTGCTGGTGTCATCCGGTGCGATCGCTGCCGGTCTGGCTCCGCTGGGCCTGTCGGCACGTCCGAAGGCCCTGGCGGCCCAGCAGGCCGCAGCCTCGGTCGGGCAGGGCCTCCTGGTCCACCGCTACACCGAGGAACTCGCTCGCCACGGCCTCGTCGCCGGTCAGGTCCTGCTGACCGTGGATGACGTCTCCCGGCGTGCTCACTACCGCAACGCCACCCAGACGCTGTCCACGTTGCTGGACCTGGGCGTACTCCCCATCGTCAACGAGAACGACACCGTCGCCACCTCGGAGATCCGGTTCGGTGACAACGATCGGCTCGCCGCGCTGGTCGCGCACCTGGTCAGTGCGGATCTTCTCGTGCTGTTGAGCGACATCGACGGGCTCTACGACGCGCCTCCTGCCACACCCGGTGCCACCCGGATCGCCGAGGTCGCCGACATCGACGCCCTCGAGGTCGAGGTCGGCTCGGTCGGGGCTGCCGGTGTCGGCACCGGTGGCATGGTGACGAAACTCGACGCCGCCCGGATCGCGTGCTCGTCAGGGATCCCGGTGGTCCTTGCCGCCGCCGATGACGCCGCAGATGCGCTCGTCGGGAAGCCGGTCGGCACGCTGTTCCATGCAGCCGGACGCCGCCGACCCCGGCGACTGCTCTGGCTGGCCCACGCCACCGAGACACTCGGCACCGTGACCGTCGACGCCGGGGCTGCCCGCGCCCTCGTCGAACGCGGCGCATCCCTGCTGGCCGCCGGGCTGATCGGCGTACGCGGTTCCTTCGTGGCCGGCGACCCGATCGCCGTCGAAGGGCCCGACGGGGTCGCCATCGCCCGAGGCCTGGTCAACTACGACGCCGAGGAGCTTGCCGATCTCGTCGGGGCCCAGGGCGTACGCGAAGTCGTCCACCGCGACGATCTGATTCTTCTCTGACGCGTCAGAGAAGAATCACGGGTGCGAGGAGTCCTTGCGGAGCCAGACCCAGAGTGCGACCAGCGGCACGATCAGGCCGCCGAGGCCGAGGATCAGGAACGCCCAGAGCCCCGTGACGTTCTCGACGAGCCACGAGAAGTTCTGTCCGAAGAAGCCGGTGATGAAGGTCAACGGCAGGAACACGGTCGCCAGGACCGTGAGCCGTTCCATGGTGGCGTTCTGGCGTACGCCGACCCGTGTCTGTTCGACCGAGATCACCGACAGGTTTGCGTCGAGGATGGTGCTGAGCAGGTCCCGCTGGGCCGCGACCTCATCGTTGATCAGGGCCAGGTGGTCACCGACGTCGCGCAGGTACGGCTGCAGAACCCCGTCCTCGATCGCGCGTTGAAGGCCGTTGATGACCGCGATCAACGGGTGCACGGCGCGATAGAAGTCCGTGGCTTCCCGACGCAGGGAGTAGATCCGTTCAGTCGGAGCTGAGCTGCCGGAGAACACGGTCGCCTCGAGCTGGTCGATGTCGTTCTCGAGACCGGCGACGACCGGCCCGTAGTCGTCGACCACATGGTCGAGGATTGCCCACAGCACGGCGGCCGGGCCGGCCCTGAGCAGTTCCGGTCGCTGCTCGAGACGCAGCCGCGCCTCATGCAGTTCGCTCGCGATGCCCTGCCGGACGGTGATCACGAACGTCGGAGCCAGGAACACGCTGATCTCACCGAAGTCGATCTCCTCGGTGGCGTCGTCGTACCGGGCCGTACGCAGGATGACGAGTTGGACGTCCCCGTCGTACGCCTCCAGTTTGGGGCGCATGTGGAACGTCTGCGCGTCCTCGACGGCGAGCTCGTGCAGGTTGAAGGCCTCGCGTACGCGGCTCAGCTCATCGGGAGTGGGTTCGAGGAGACCGAGCCAACTGAACCCCTCCGCCTGGCACAACGTCGAGGCGTCGTGCAGGTCCATCGGACCGGAGCCCTGGCGTTGGCCGTCCACGTAGTGGGCGCAATCGACGATCATTTGTCCTCCAGGTGCGGAGCCGATCCGGTGCGGATGGGACCACGGTATTCCGTGCGGCGCCGAGAGCGTCGCGCCGAGCCGGTCAGTCGCCGATGGCGGACTTGCCGCGCTGGACGATCAGGGGATCGGGTTGACCGACGACCGAGTGGTCCTTCCCGTCGTACTCGACGGTGGAGAGGAAGTAGCGCATGGCGCTCAGCCGCGCACGTTTCTTGTCGTTGGACTTGATCGTCGTCCACGGCGCGGTCTTGGAGTCGGTGCGGTAGAGCATCTCCTCCTTGGCAGAGGTGTACGCACTCCACTTGTCGAGTGATTCCAGATCCATCGGCGACAGCTTCCACTGCCGTACGGGGTCGATCTGACGAATGATGAACCGCGTGCGCTGCTCCGACTGCGTCACCGAGAACCAGAACTTCGTCACGTGGATGTCGGACTCGATCAACATCTTCTCGAAGCGTGGAGCCTGCTCCATGAAGGTCTCGTACTCGTCGTCGGAGCAGAAGCCCATCACACGCTCGACTCCGGCCCGGTTGTACCAACTCCGGTCGAAGAGGACGAGTTCGCCCGCGGCCGGCAGGTGGTTGACGTACCGCTGGAAGTACCACTGCGTCCGTTCGCGTTCGGTCGGCTTCACCAGCGCCACCGTGCGCGCGTACCGCGGGTTGAGGTGCTCCATGAAGCGCTTGATCGTGCCGCCCTTGCCGGCTGCATCGCGACCTTCGAAGACGATCACGTGTCGAGCGCCGGTCTTCTGCTGCCAGTTCTGGAACTTGATCAGCTCGACCTGCAGTTGGTACTTCTCGATGTCGTACACGTGACGGTCGAGCCGTTCCTCGTACGGGTAGTTCTCCCGCCAGGTGTCGACGGCGTTGCCGTGCCGGTCGATCAGGATCGGGTCGTCGTCGTGGTCGTCGCCGATGTGGTGACCGTCGATGTTGAGGCTGTCGATGTACGCACGCAGGTCCTCGATCACGCGGCGAACGTACGGGCCGCAGTTGAACGCCGGGTTAATCGGCATCGCGCCGTACGCTGGGCGACGCCATGACCCGTGTCTATCTCGATCACGCCGCTTCCACGCCGATGATTCCGGCGGCGCTACAGACGTTGCTCGAGTTGTCGGGTCAGGTGGGCAACTCGGCCTCCTTGCACGGCTCGGGACGTGCCGCGCGCCGTGTTGTCGAGGAGAGTCGTGAACAGGTCGCGGCGGCTCTGGGAGCGCACCCGACCGAGGTGATCTTCACCTCCGGGGGGACGGAGTCGGACAACCTCGCGATCAAGGGAATGGCCTGGGCTGCGCGGGCCGCCGATCCGGCCCGCAACCGAGTCGTGGTGAGTGCTGTCGAGCACCACGCGATCCTGGATCCGGCGCACTGGCTGCACTCGGCGCAGGGCTTCGAGGTTGATGAGATTCCGGTTGACGGCGACGGCCGACCGGACATCCATATGCCGTTCCTCGGGCCGGACGTCGCTGTCGCGAGCCTGATGTGGGCCAACAACGAGACCGGCACGCTCCAGCCGATCGAGGACCTGGTCGACGCCGCCCGGACGACGGGGGTGCTCACCCATTCGGATGCCGTCCAGGCGGTCGGATCGGTACCGGTCGATTTCGGGGCGTCGGGCCTGGACGCGTTGACGGTGTCCGGTCACAAGCTCGGCGGGCCGATCGGGGTGGGCGCCCTTCTCGCACGGCGCGGCCTCGCCCTCACTGAACTTGCGCACGGAGGTGCCCAGGAGCGAGCCCGCAGCGGCACGATGAATGCGCCGGCCATCGGGGCCTTCGCGGTGGCCGTCGAAGCCGCAGTGGCGGACCAGTCCACCTTCGCCGCACGGGTCGGCGCGCTGCGCGACCACCTGGTCGCCGGGATCCTGGCGTCGGTCCCGGACGCGACGCTCAACGGCGGTTCGGACCGCCTCCCGACCCATGCCAACATCACCTTCCCCGGTTGCGGTTCCGATGACCTGCTGATGCTGCTCGACGCCTCGGGCGTGGAGGTCTCTACGGGGTCGGCCTGTACCGCCGGAGTGCCCCAGCCCTCGCACGTCCTGCTGGCGATGGGCCGCTCCGAGTCGGACGCCAGTTCGAGCCTGCGTTTCAGTCTTGGGCGCACCACGAGGGCAGACGACATCGAGCGCGCCGTCGCGGCCGCGGCCGACGCCGTTCGCCGACTTCGGCACCAGTAGCCACGCCCGTAGGCTTGCCTGCGTTATGAGAGTGATCGCGGCAATGTCAGGCGGAGTCGACTCCGCCGTCGCCGCGGCCCGCGCCGTCGAGGCCGGGCACGACGTCACCGGCATCCACCTGGCGCTCTCCCGCAACCCGGCGTCCTACCGGTCCGGTGCGCGCGGGTGCTGCACGATCGAGGACTCCAACGACGCCCGCCGCGCCGCAGACGTGATCGGCATCCCGTTCTACGTCTGGGACCTCAGCGACCGGTTCCACGAGGACGTGGTCGTCGACTTCATGGACGAGTACGCCGCCGGGCGTACGCCCAATCCTTGCCTGCGGTGCAACGAGAAGATCAAGTTCGCCGCGGTACTCGACCGAGCGCTGAACCTCGGCTTCGACGCAGTCGCGACCGGGCACTACGCGGTCCTCAAGGACGGCCCGGACGGTGTCGAACTGCACCGCGCCAACGACCAGGCCAAGGACCAGTCGTACGTCCTCGGCGTGCTCACCCAGGACCAGTTGAAGCATTCGCTCTTCCCGCTCGGCGACACTCCGAAGCCGCTCGTCCGCGAGGAGGCGGCTCGCCGCGGCCTGCTGGTCGCCGACAAGCCGGACAGCCACGACATCTGTTTCGTCGCCGACGGCGACAATGCCGGTTGGCTGAAGGAGAAGCTGGGCGAACGTCAGCCCAACACGGGTGGGTCAATCGTCGACGAGTCCGGAGTTGAGCTCGGTACGCACACCGGCACGGTCGGATTCACGATCGGTCAGCGCAAGGGCCTGCGGATCGGGGTTCCGGCGGCGGACGGCAGGCCCCGGTTCGTGCTCGACATCGAGCCGGTCAGTGGGACCGTCACCGTGGGCCCGAAGGAACACCTCGCGATCGACCACATCTCCGGGATCCGTCCGCTGTGGGCAGGATCTGCACCGACCACCCTCGACGGCTCGGTCCAACTCCGCGCGCACGGTGACGAACACCGAGCGAGGATCACGGTTTCGAGCTCAACCAACGAACCGTCGGTGGAGATCGACCTGCACGACGTCGCGTACGGGATTGCCCCGGGTCAGGCAGCCGTGATCTACGACGGCACGCGGGTCGTGGGTTCCGCGACGATCGCGTCCACTCGTCGGGTGTCGCAGTGACGATCGCGACCGGTATCGGCTCGATGCCCGGTGAGGACATCGCCGAATCGATCCGGGTCGTCCTCGGCGAGCTCCCCGAGCTGCCGTACCTGCCGGAACTTCCCGCGCGTGGTGCGGGCGCGCACATGATCGGGCGTGCGCTCGCACTGGTCGACCTGGACGCCGACCTCCAACCGGCCGGGTGGCGACTCACCGGCACCGCAGGGGGCCGGGGCCGCGATCAGCGGCGAGCGCAGAGCCGGTTGGCGCAGGACCTCGACGTCCTGGAGGAACAGACGCAGGACTACACCGGAGCCTTCAAGGTCCAGGTCACCGGACCGTGGACATTGGCCGCGACTGTGGAGCGCCCTCGCGGGGACCGCCTCCTCGCTGATCACGGAGCGCGTCGCGAGCTCGCCGAAGCACTGGCCGACGGCCTGACCAGCCACATCCACGACGTACACAAGCGCGTGCGCGGCATCACCCGGCTCGTCGTCCAGGTCGATGAGCCCTCGCTGGCCGGAGTGCTTGCCGGCGCGATCCCGACGGCGTCGGGGTACGGACGACACCGCTCGGTCGACCTTCCGGAGGCCTCTGCGCTTCTCGAAATCGTCCTGGGTGCGGTCACCGCCGAAGGTGCCGAACCCTGGGTGCACAGCTGCGCACCGCGTACGCCCTGGTCGCTCGTCCGCGGTGCCGGCGCACGCGGCCTGTCGGTGGACCTGAGCCTGATGTCGCCTGCCGATCACGACGTGCTCGCCACCGCACTCGAGGCGGGGGAGACGGTGGCGTTGGGCGTGGTGCCGAGCCTCGACGCCACGATCAGCGACAAGCAGGTCGTGACCTCAGTGCTCAGGTGGCTGGACATGCTGGGACTCGACCCCGAGGAGCTCGGTCCTCGACTGATCGTGACGCCGACCTGCGGCCTGGCGGGTGCGAGCCCTGCGTACGCGCGAACGGCGCTCGCCCAGTTGAGGACGAGCGCCGCTGCGCTGAGTTGATCGACGCGATCAGCTGAAGAGGCCGAGCTTTCCGTACTTCTCCGCCAGCAAGTAGTAGACCGTGATACGCGACTTGGTGCGGTCGGCCTTCATCGTCTCCGCGACCTCGTCAAGGTCGGCGTCGGCGTCAGCGTCCGACAGCTCCAGGCCCAGCTTCTTCGTGAGGAAGTTGGCCTTGACGGTCGCGCGCTCCTCGGCGTCGGACAGTGCGACGTAGCGCGAGTCCGCATCGGTCATCACCAAGCGGTAGTTCTTCTCCAGACCCGCGATCGCGGCGTCGTCCGCATCCGGACGGTAGATCTTGACGTCAGCTGCCCAGTCGGCCATGTCAGTGCTCCCTCTGTGAATGGCGCCGCCGAGATCGGGCGCTCTGCTCGATCGTAGGCACGGATCTCACCGAGGCATAGAGCGAT comes from Nocardioides baekrokdamisoli and encodes:
- the proB gene encoding glutamate 5-kinase; this encodes MTRSEVLDARRVVVKVGSSSLTTAAGGIDPERVSRLVDVLADVRARGIEVVLVSSGAIAAGLAPLGLSARPKALAAQQAAASVGQGLLVHRYTEELARHGLVAGQVLLTVDDVSRRAHYRNATQTLSTLLDLGVLPIVNENDTVATSEIRFGDNDRLAALVAHLVSADLLVLLSDIDGLYDAPPATPGATRIAEVADIDALEVEVGSVGAAGVGTGGMVTKLDAARIACSSGIPVVLAAADDAADALVGKPVGTLFHAAGRRRPRRLLWLAHATETLGTVTVDAGAARALVERGASLLAAGLIGVRGSFVAGDPIAVEGPDGVAIARGLVNYDAEELADLVGAQGVREVVHRDDLILL
- the rplU gene encoding 50S ribosomal protein L21, which gives rise to MYAIVKAGSKQQKVAVGDVIQIDLVAGDEGSSVTLPVVMLVDGEKVSASGLDKASVTAEILGGTKGPKIIIQKYKNKTGYKKRQGHRQKYTQVKVTAINA
- a CDS encoding TIGR03936 family radical SAM-associated protein — encoded protein: MTPVSRQPPEQQAPPVQRLRMRYAKRGRLRFTSHRDFSRAFERAIFRARVPMAYSSGFNPHPRISYAGAAPTGAASEAEYVEIMLREIVDPAATMALLDDALPDGLDLVDVVVSEGGSLADRLQASSWRIDIDAPAEQIVASVASFLAADEVTVERMTKRGLRTFDARAAVVSLVAEDGGVALVLRHQELAVRADDVINGLKSYGLEPITVPLLTRLSQGPFDDATGAIGDPLR
- a CDS encoding magnesium and cobalt transport protein CorA, giving the protein MIVDCAHYVDGQRQGSGPMDLHDASTLCQAEGFSWLGLLEPTPDELSRVREAFNLHELAVEDAQTFHMRPKLEAYDGDVQLVILRTARYDDATEEIDFGEISVFLAPTFVITVRQGIASELHEARLRLEQRPELLRAGPAAVLWAILDHVVDDYGPVVAGLENDIDQLEATVFSGSSAPTERIYSLRREATDFYRAVHPLIAVINGLQRAIEDGVLQPYLRDVGDHLALINDEVAAQRDLLSTILDANLSVISVEQTRVGVRQNATMERLTVLATVFLPLTFITGFFGQNFSWLVENVTGLWAFLILGLGGLIVPLVALWVWLRKDSSHP
- a CDS encoding Rne/Rng family ribonuclease translates to MTNDSSTTPEATTDVTVEESSAPAKKAPAKKAAAKKATTSAPAKKAAAKKAPAKKAAAAAEDDESAAPAKKAPAKKAAAKKAPAKKAAAKRPAKKAAAAPVEPLEVEAADETSAPAAPAALFQVPEKAPAAKRRSKAVAKPAPEPAEDDELELDAEDGDAAGTDDEVVEADIDADDAEDEDAEENEDGSPTPARRRRRRGGRRRRKGPNSGGNAQAGDDDAEDDEDETDPENIESDDQVDGEETEGEGGSANSRRRRRRRRAGESGGTSDDDPENTVTRVRETRTAEQQITSISGSTRLEAKKQRRREGREAGRRRAPIVSEAEFLARRESVDRVMVIRQREDLTQIAVLEDKVLVEHYVARESQTSMIGDIYLGRVQNVLPSMEAAFVDIGKGRNAVLYAGEVNWPSLGWKDGQPRKIESVLSAGQTILVQVTKDPIGHKGARLTSQISLAGRFLVYVPDGTTSGISRKLPDTERNRLKALLKEIVPDTAGVIVRTAAEGASEEELTRDVERLKARWADIEAKVGGNAPQQLHGEPDLTLKVVRDLFTEDFSKLVVQGDDAWATVQGYVQHVAPDLEERLERFAVGDSAGSNNGKDAFQTYRIDEQISKGLDRKVWLPSGGSLIIDRTEAMTVIDVNTGKFTGSGGNLEETVTRNNLEAAEEVVRQLRLRDIGGIIVVDFIDMVLESNRDLVLRRMVECLGRDRTRHQVAEVTSLGLVQMTRKRIGTGLLEAFSSNCTHCQGRGVVVHDHPVEDRGGNSGSGAGGEERRPRRSRGGRAATVVAEVDGDHKIPSPATFAAMARHEGEDGELTDSVEGDAVVAVEPETEVVETPAQAEVEAVTVEAEQSEAPTEEFVAAVVDEPVTETAVEVVEAAPETPSVPEAPKVLTRTRGGARRAVVSTGEAVSLVADDVAPAVIETPAVSAVTTRTRGAKAPAAESPVAHVPVKKKR
- the obgE gene encoding GTPase ObgE, which gives rise to MAVPTFVDRVTLHVAGGRGGHGVASVHREKFKPLGGPDGGNGGTGGSVILRVDPDVTTLIDYHHSPKRKAANGGQAAGDFRNGGRGADIVLSVPEGTVVTDMQGNVLADMIGVGTELVVAQGGAGGLGNAALANSKRKAPGFALLGEPGEEREIGLELKVVADIGLVGFPSAGKSSLIAAISRARPKIANYPFTTLVPNLGVVRAGDMVFTVADVPGLIEGAAEGRGLGHEFLRHIERCAALVHVVDAASIEPGRNPVDDLAVIENELARYGGLEDRPRLVALNKIDVPDGRDLAEITRADIEAQGYRVFEISAASTEGTKELIFAMAELVTAARVENPDAAPAQRIVLRPASVTGGKDFTITPTADGFVVRGDKPERWVRQTDFGNEEAVGYLADRLDRLGVEARLLELGADEGDTVIIGPPENAVVFDFKPSVQAGAEMLGRRGEDQRFYEERPAATRRKEIDALMPTRAETETRADVARRLDAEQAAESVEVGPTSYVIGSEDDPDWDGRDDA
- the rpmA gene encoding 50S ribosomal protein L27, producing the protein MAHKKGASSSKNGRDSNAQRLGVKRFGGQTVNAGEIIVRQRGTHFHPGANMGIGRDDTLFALAAGAVEFGTKRGRRVVNIVVPE